ATTACTCCCAAATCAATTTTGCagaacatatatattatttgagtttatttttatgtacttttagtagtataaaaatatttacaccatcaattaattaaaaattatgataaatataatttttatgataattagaaatttattataaataataatttgtaattaaataatattatagatGTAAAATACCGATTAGCTCTAATGATATTAAATGATGAGTgagacttaaaataaattttaagagaaaCATTTTAGTTTAAATGAGATAGTTGTATAATTAGGTTTTTTTGTCATCATAATAAACATTTTGTCAATATATGAAGtctttttactttataaaagttaacaataatatttttttattaatgagcCTAAAGTttaggttttaatttttttattcttaagtcGACCTTTTAggctctattttttaatttttctctctcttaatcttttgatatttctaattaatttagagttcgataaaaaaataaataaaatttatttctgaTCTTAACTCTCTAAATCCAATCCTCTAGTTTGAGTCTAaatgataaatgaaaaaaaatgtggtgACGAGAAAATACTCCAATAAAGGTACTCCATACCACTGTaacatgatgataaaaaaaaaatgtaagtagAAAAGTCCTttagtttattttcaaaaagatattttttaccaGATTTCTCATCGAATTTATTTAACTTATTAAAGTAAGGTTTTAAACAAAACGGGCTAGAAACAGAGACAATGCAACAAAAACTCAGGTAAATGGCCAGTTAAGACGCAGAACAAGTCTTTTCACATAGAATATTATGCAACTTTATTGCAGCCAATGATGTACAAAATGGTCTCATTCAGTGCTCTGAGGAATCTGGTCAAGTTCCAAGTACTTGTTCAGCCAATCAAACCCAAAGGATTCCTCAGAGAAGTTGAAAAATTCGTTCACGTCAAAACTACTAACATCTAAGTTACTACTTTCATTAATTTCCACCTCGTTCTCTGACATTGCACGGTTGTCCCCAGCATCATTCTGGCCAATAATTTCGTGTCTCGTGGAACTTTCTGGCTTCTCCACTTTCTGATTCACTTTTTTGCACAAATGAGAATTCCAGTAGTTCTTAATTTCATTGTCTGTTCGTCCTGGAAGTCTCCCAGCTATCAAAGACCACCtagacaacaaaaaaaatccataatCTCATTATAATGTTCACCAGGATTTGGATTTAGTTTTGGACTTTTGATCATATTATGAttcagaaatataaaaaataattagaacaaATTAGGCTGGCATTCTAAGTTTTTCTTAAATTACCCATATAtagtattactttttttttagtcctacattaattatttttttatgtttgaaaacATTATTACACTCACAccctttataagaaaaaatgattataatggTTAAAAAAGCGAGAAGTATTTATGTAATTACATGAAATTTTAGGAATGATTAGTGTaactttttcaaataattattataaaatccaATTGTTATGTTGCATAAGTATGAATATCAACATGAATATATGCTATGACGTAATAcataaataagataatttaattaaaaaattaaaaaaaatacgagTCTATgctaaataaaacataattgtatgaatcattaatttcattttcacttatattattaatgaatgattttaaattctcttaaattatttttttaatttcatttatataataaatacataacgtagttaatatatttaagacattaaatatattattttttcatataatattttttataaaataataagaagatTCGTCATTTTACGTTTTACTTACAAAAAAAGGTTTAAGttcaaaaaaattgcaaaaaagatatggcatttcttatataatttttgtgacattattttttttctctttatatacatatgatattttttttctttggttaaAAACATGCACGAGTCCAATTTCTCTTTTTGTATCTGTCTTCATAATATTACATTACTTACAAGGATGACGAGTACCTAGCTAGCTACATTTCGTTTTAGTGTGTGGAGTAGATAGAAGAGAGACATAAAGAGAAAGTAatctgataaaaagaaaaaaaaaatgaaacaaaagattgaaaaaataaatgcaaatataatataactctattaacaaatatataataagattgaaactaataaataaatgttttgagagcattgattaaaaaattaaaagaaaaaaatatttattatgaagatTATAtcagaacataaaaaaaagattatatcaggacataaaaaagttatatacactgtaattttatacatttcaataaaaaaattcgtTCTTTTACTTCTTTAACTAATATACTAACACCACTGGTTAACATTTGCCTACATACTAATATGAGTATTAATTACCACATTTTTCTTCCAACTAGAATTAAATGATGACAAACCTGTTTCCCAAAAGTCTGTGAAGcctaagaatcaaatcctcttCTTCATCTGATATGTTTCCCCTCTTGATATTCGGTCTCAGATAGTTCAACCATCTCAGCCTGCAACTCTTCCCACACCTATTTAAACCTACCAAAGCATCATGCAAAAACAGGTTAATTAAAAATTGCAGCTATATAGCACTTGCTTTGGTTCCAACTTTTTAAGCTATATAAAtccattattttctaaaattttcaagTTAGTTAACCAGCACTTGTTTGTTGCTTAATTTGTCTCTAACTAACCTGATTTGATTGCAACAGTCTTCCACCTCTTTGCACCATGAATTTCAATGCACTGGGCTAGCTTTCTGTCTTCCTCTGGGGTCCATGCTCCTCTGTTCATTGCTCTCTTGCTTGTAATTGTTCCACCATTAACCCTTGGTGccatgatgataataataataataacttaataatAAGGCTTTTTGGTGATGTTGTTGAGTTTGAGAGCATGATGAAAATGCTGGTTGGCCTATGTggcctttttatatatatattaggaaGCTGTTgttaaaaacatgaaacaatTAAGGTGAATAGGACGTGTGTTGAGGTTGAAGTGTCGGTGAGTGATTCACGTATCTACCCTTCGTATTATAGTATAACGTACAGCATGGTCAGAGAAAATTGGAAGCTGAAGCTCCAACCACCAGTTACAGACTACAGTTACTGATATTCGAGAATGGAAAGTAGAATAATCTTGATTCTCTCTTAGGAAACGTTTTGGTTtggtttatgagttggtttttaagttgaTATGTTTTGGCTTTTTACTATTAATGAAAGAAGAAGGTCACTAATTAACACTGACGACTTTGGCACGTGTTTTGATTATTTGGTGAGTTCTTGTAAGTCTCACTCAATAATGAGTATCTTACCTACTTAGTTTTTTTCATACCTATTTAGTTGGTTGTTCACTTTCACAAGATTTTATACATATGCACagttaaaaatgatttgaaaccaaaaatgtgttaattaagaataataaaGAACGAGTTTAATAAATACGTATCATTTCTTCATTGATGAATCAACAATAAACGGAAGAGACGACGCCGTTAATAAAtgaatacatatcatataaaaggGACTGGATATATAATAGaaacattgattttaaaaatatataattaatattagtagaaaactaaaaatttgaCTTCAATAAgtgttctcttttttcttctttcctcaGGTTCTATCTTCACGTGTTTCTTCCTTTACTTTTCGTAGTGCTTATTTAAATTACCATTTGTGGTTCATCTCTTAGCTAATTATCACGTCTGAACATACCAAAAACAACTAATAGTGCACATCAGACATGTATGAATAAAGATTTCAAACACACAAGTTCGTAGCATGATACGGTTTGTAGTAAACCAAATTTGGCACATGACGTTAGTCCATTAATACCGAATCTGAGTCAAGCTCATGTGGATActagaaaataaaaagcaatATACTCTACAAATCAAGTAGAGTACATTGCTTTGCAAAAGGAATACTTGAGAAAGCTGTTTAGCTAAAAAAGAATGAttggtgaattaaaaattacttaaaattgtGTGATAGTCCATGGTGATAGCCAAAGTGTTATACATTTGATAAATCATAAGGTATACCATGAAAGAACAAAACACAACACTTAATTATAAATGTGGTAGAATTTAAAGAAAAGTTCAAATTGAGAAAATTGCTACGGAAGACCATCCAACAAATATGTTCACTGGATCACTTCTTAGATCAAAGTTCATCAAGAATTGCTTGGATttcacctctctctctctctctaccaATTTGGTTTCATGAGTTACGGTTTTAGACTTTTAGTAGTTGTGACTTTGTGAACATTTCTCTTGTGAGATTCCTTGTTCTCACACACTCCTCCGCAATTGATGAGGAACAATCGAGGTTGTCACAACATTATTATTATCGTCCATATTTGAGTTAATGAGAAATCAGTGTTTGCTCCCTTTTGGTGTTGGCAGTTTCTAGCAGATTCTCATTGCACGGCCTGTCATGTAACTCAAAACTGTTCACTGTGTTGTGCGTGATTCTCCATCTGCCACGGCTAGTAATTAACAATAGCAACTTAACAGGAATAGAATACTATCAGTTCTATAATTGTTAGAAGAAATGATAAATATGATAATCATAATATAATACACGaaaatattaaagtttttaattataagtttg
This region of Glycine soja cultivar W05 chromosome 17, ASM419377v2, whole genome shotgun sequence genomic DNA includes:
- the LOC114393696 gene encoding transcription factor MYB114-like, translating into MAPRVNGGTITSKRAMNRGAWTPEEDRKLAQCIEIHGAKRWKTVAIKSGLNRCGKSCRLRWLNYLRPNIKRGNISDEEEDLILRLHRLLGNRWSLIAGRLPGRTDNEIKNYWNSHLCKKVNQKVEKPESSTRHEIIGQNDAGDNRAMSENEVEINESSNLDVSSFDVNEFFNFSEESFGFDWLNKYLELDQIPQSTE